CATTTCCAGTTCTTCAATACTGAATCGTCGGCGGGCTATCCATCATGTGCCCGCCGCAGGCCGTGAATCAGGTCGATCCGGCCAGCGGTTCTACACCTGTTCCATATGATCCGGCTCGCCGAGCTCGCGCAACCTGTCAAGACAGGCTTCGAAGGGCGCCACGGCAAGCTGGGCAAACACCACTGCCAGACGGACGTCCGCGTGGTCGTACTGGCCCGCGCCGGCCAGCAGGTTCATGGTGCCGATCGTCAGGCCGTTCTTGCGCACCGGTATGTTGAGGACGCTCTCACAACCAATCGACCACAGCACTTCATACTCCGAAAACACCGCCTTGATATCCTCCCGGGTCGAACCGACAAATATCTCGCCTCTGTGCAACACGTGATCCACCCATCGGCTTTCGGTCACCCGCTTGAAACCGCCGACCGGGTTGATGTCCGGACGGTTGCTGTGCAGGCGCCCGAGGCGGCGGGACTGTTCGTCGTAGGCGAGTACCGTGAATAACCGCTGGCCATAGACCTGGGTCAGCGCCTGCTCGATCGTTTGCCAGACGAGCTCTGGCGTTTGCCCTTCCTGCAGCGCATCGGCGACACGCTCCAGCGCCGACAGAGCGCCGTTCGGATGACTATTCGACATGGTGGCTCCGCTAATTATTTGGCCGTCTTCAAGGAAGCGCCCGACATATCATCACCAAGGCTGTATTCGTCGGCCGTGATCTGCTCCAGGGTTTTTCCACTGGTGGACACGCCCAGTATCAGCACCGCGAGCGCACCAACGAGCAGGATCGCAGTCGTCATGCCGAAGACCCCGGCAAAGCCCCAGATCGGATAGACATAGCCCACCAGCATGGGCGAACAGATCGCCCCTATGCGGCCGAACGCGGACGCGGTGCCCATACCGGTCGCACGCAGATGCGTCGGGAACACCTCGGGCGTATAGGCATATTCGCCGGCGTTGACACCGTTCATCGAGAACGACATGGCAATCGACGCGAGCACGATAGTCAGGTCACTGCCGGCGAAAGCAAGCCAGATTCCCGAGGCGCAGGCGAGCCCCATGTAGGTGACGATCGTCGCCTTGCGTCCGAGTTTTTCGCAAAAGTAAGCCGAGGAGTAGTATCCCGGAATCTGTGCGAGGTAGATCGCGATCGAAACGGAGAAGCTCTTTGTGATCGTCATTCCGTGCTGGACGAGCAGCCCCGGAATCCAGACGAAAAACGCGTACGAACAGAACGTCACCGAGAGCCAGAGGCACCACGTCATCAGCGTCGTTTTCGCAAGCGGCGGCTTCCACAGCAGCTTCAGATTGCCGAAGAACGAACCCGAATACTCATGGAGCGTCGCGTCGCCCGCGACGGGCACGACGGGCGGAAGCGCCACGCCCGAGCGTTCTATCTGCCTTTCGATGTCCGTCACCACGGCAGCCGCTTCTTCGTGGCGTCCGCGCGTTTCCAGCCAGCGAGGCGACTCGTGAAGCGAGCGCCGCCACCAGAGCAGAACGACGACCGGCACCGAAACGATCACCAGCGCGATGCGCCATCCTTCCGGGTTCAGAGGAATAACAAAGTACCCGATCAGCGCGGCCGCGACGAATCCGAACGAGAAAAAACCGGCAAGCGCCCCGGTAAAGGCGCCGCGATAGCGATTGCTGACGAACTCGACGAGGAACGGCGCAATGATTGCCCCTTCGGCGCCCATGCCGATCCCGGCGATCGCGCGCAGCAACGCGAACGTGTGCCAGTCATTCACAAACGCATTCACGAACGTCAGCACGCAGAAAAACGTCAGTGCCCACATCATCACGACACGACGGCCGAACCGGTCGCCGAGCAAACCCGCGAACAACGCGCCGATCAGAAAGCCGACATAGGTGCTGCTGCCGAGCAGACCGGTCTCGAAGCTGGTCAGATGCCATTTCGTACGAACCACCGGCAGGATGAAGGCGATGATGGCCGCATCGACGGCCTCGAACATGAAGCCAAGTCCGCCCATGATGAGCAGCTTGAAATGGAAGCGAGTGAACGGCAAACGCTCGAGCCGTGCTGCGATCGGTGACATGTAAGCCTCCATGAGGAGAGAAGTGGCGCGGGAGCGGCACTGAACCGCAGCCCGCCTCCATGATTCCAATATCCTGTATCCAAAATACGGTGTCAATCGCAAATTGCCAACAGCCGATTCTTACCAGGGATTACCCTTTAGAACGCGTGATGGTGGACTGCGCGCAGTCCGGTGGCCGGGAGACAGCACTGCCTGCGGCATCCTCGGGACTTAGAAGTTGTGACGCACACCCACCCGGACCGCAACCTGATTTTCCGTCGAAGAAGGCGTCAGGAAAGACAGCGCGGCAACGGCCTGTTTGCCGGTGGAGTCGGTTCCCGTTGCGTGTTCCCACGAGGTGGTTGCATAGAGAAGCGTACGTTTGGAGAGCGCATACTGGGTGCCCAGATTGAGTTGCCCGTATTTCGCGGATTCCGCCTTCGTATAGTCGTACGACGCCCCGAGGAGTAACGCCGGCGTAAGGTTGTACGTGGCAAGCGCTTCGAAGTTGTTGAATGTCGCCGTTCCCGAAAAGGGCGTCGACGAGGTTCGAACCACGTCCTCGAAGCGCGTATTGGTGTAGGTAAAGCCCAGCAACGCCGCACCGATACGATAATTGACGCCCGCGCCGGCGACCTGCAACGTATGCGCGGACGTATAGCCGCTGAAGGTGGGGTTCGTGATCGGATTGGCGAACGTCGTTCCCGCGACGGGACTGGCAGTCGCGTCGTAGATCGACGTGGCCGGGTCATTGATTCGCGAAAACACCGCGCTCGCGCTCAACGCGTTGTTCGTATAGGCGAGGCTGACCGACTCCTTCTTGCCGTTGGAAAAGTCCCCCGCGACGCCACCGAGGCTGAAGAGTGCTGACAGTTTGAAACCCGCATAGGTCGGCGAGAGATACTTGATCGAGTTGCTTAGCGAGTAGTCGCCCCAGACGTTGTCAACATCCGCGGCGTGTGCAGCCAGAATGCCGCCGAAGCGGCCCGATGCCGAGAGCGGCAGCAGCGAATCGAGTACGAGATCGTATTGACGCCCCATCAGCAGCGTGCCGAACGGCGAACCCAAACCCACGTAGGATTGCCGCCCGAACAGACGTCCGCCGTTATTGAACTTGCCGGTATTGATGTCAAACCCATTTTCGAGGCGTGCGATCGCGCTGTAGCCGCCGCCGAGGTTCTCGTTGACCAGAAAGCCCCACTTGCTGCTGCCCAGAGCGCCGTTTGACGCCTGGTAATTTTGATGGCCGCCCTGATTGTTGGTGAAGGTCAGGCCGTCGTCCGCGGTGCCGTAAAGCGTCACCGAACTTTGTGCGTAGCACGATAGCGTCGCCGCCATCAATGCCGTCATGCCGAGAAACTGCTTCTTCATCGTGAATCTCCTTGCGAATTAGTTCGTCATACTGAGTGTATGGATGGGAAATCCCTAGGCTCGGGTGATAGCAGGACCGTGCAGACGCGGATCCAGCAGGTCCGGCCAATTCGGTTCGAAACTACGCCGGGTCGCGCGAGGAGCAAACGACCTGCCCTCGCCAACGGCGATGTGGGGCATCAAGCGTGACTGGCATATCCGGTTTTGCGGACTCACCACTGCCCGCCAGGCATCAGCAGCGACGGCGCCGACCAGTTCGCAGACAATATCTTGGATCCAATATAATTGGTCAAGGATTTTTCACGGCAGAACTTTTGGCGGGCGGTCGCGCCGCGCAAGCAGCCATTGGACACCTGGTGGTCAATCGCTGACAATCCACTAACGGCCGATTCGCCAAACGAAATCTTTTGACACGATGAAAATCGCAGCCCTTTCAGACATTCACGGCAACCTCGCCGCGCTGAACGCGGTGCTCGATGACGCGCACCGGCAAGGGGCCGATGTCATAGTCAACCTCGGCGACATTCTGTCCGGCGCCCTCTATCCGTCCCAAACGGCTGATCGGTTGATCCCGCTCGGCCTGCCCACGATCAGCGGCAACCATGAAAGGCAACTGCTTACGGGTGAGCTTTCCCGCATGGGACTGTCCGATCGTTTTGCGAACCAATGTCTACGCGACGATCAACTGGCCTGGATACGGGCATTGCCCTCCACCCTGAGACTCGCCGGTGACGTCCTGCTCGTGCATGGCACGCCGCAAGACGATCTGAGCTATTTCCTCGAGACCGTGACAGCGAGCGGCTGCCGGGTGGCGACGCACGACGAAGTCAAAAGCCGCGCAGGCGAAGCCGATGCAACCTTGATACTGTGCGGCCACACCCACCTGCAACGGTCGATAAAACTCGATGATGGGCGCCTGATCGTGAACCCGGGCAGCGTCGGACTGCAAGCCTATGCGGATGACCTTCCGTTTCCACATCGAATGGAAATGGGTTCGCCGCATGCGCGCTACGCCAGCGTGACGAGAACCGCTTCCGGATGGGACGTGGAGTTTCGAGCCGTCGAATATGATTGGAACGCGGCGGCGACCATAGCCGCACTGAACGGACGGCCCGATTGGGAAACCGCGCTTCGCACCGGATATTGCTGAGAATTTCGCCTGGGGATCGAGTACCCCCATGTCCGTTTTCGGACAAGGCCCCCCTTCTCGCCGAAAGCCGCAACAAGCGGCAAACCCACCTTCCCCCACCCTTGCAGTCAACGCATATCACGCTCGCCGCGCGCGCCACCTCTTGTTATAATTCTTTCACCTAATCGAAAAAAACATAACGTTCATCCACACACTGCGCGACAGGATCCCCATGCTGAAACCCGACCGCCTCCGCGCCCTCGCCGACGCGTTGGCAAGGCAAAACGTGATGCGCTTGCGCGACGCCGCCGGCCTGCTGGGCGTTTCGGAAATGACTGTCCGGCGCGACATTGCAGGCAGTCCGGAACGATTCACGTATCTCGGCGGTTATATCGTCAGCGCGACCGACGTACCCAATAACGCCGGCTATTCACTCGAAGAAGAAAAAGACCACTTCGCGCAGGCGAAGGCGGAAGCGTCGGCGGTCGCGGCGGGATTGATCGGCGATAACGAAACCCTGTTCATCGACTGCGGCACGACGCTCACCACGTTGGCGCGGCTGATTCCGGTCGAGCGCCACGTCACCGTGGTGTGCTACTCGCTGAATGTCGCGGAGATTCTGCGGCGCAAACCGAATGTGCGAATGATTCTGCTCGGCGGCGTGTACGTGCCCTCGTCAGATTCGTTCGCAGGCGAGGAAAGTCTGGAGATGCTGCGCCGCATGGGGATCAACAAGGCGTTCATTTCCGCGGGCGGCGTGGATGTGGCGCGCGGCGTCACCTGCTGGAATTTTCATGAGGTCGCGCTCAAACAGGCGGCCATGGCGAGCGCGGTCGAACGGCATCTGGTGGTGGATCAGAGCAAGTTCGGCGTAGTCAAGGCGGTGCGTTTCTCGCAGGTGGACGACTTCGATTCCATCATCACCGAGAAAGGCCAGGAGCACCGCAAGCGCCGCTAGGCGCACTTGCCGCCTTCCGCATCGCGGGCGCAAACCCGGCAACGCAGAGGCCGCCCCGTCAGTCTTCAGCTCTTGCGCTGCAATGCGAAGAGCGTCCCGGCGATCAGAATGAACGCGCCGATAATCACCTTCTGCCAGGTGCTCGGCACGCCCACCAGAATCAGCACGCTATTGATCAGCGTGACCAGCACCACCCCAAGCAACGTGCCGGCCACCGTGCCGGTGCCGCCCGTAATGCGCGCCCCGCCCAGAATCACTGCGGCGATCACGTCGAGCTCCGAGCCCACCAGATCGAACGGATTGGCGAGCCGGTTGTTCGACACGTGCAGAATGCCCGCAATGCCGGCGAGCATGCCGGTATAGCCGAATACGAACAGGTGAATCGCGCGCAGGTTGTAGCCGAGCCGCTCGGCAATCGCAAGGCTGCCGCCCATGGCATACACGCCGCGACCCATCATCGTGCGGTTCAACAGCCACCATGTCACCACCGCGGCCGCCACCAGCGCCACCACCGACACCGGCAAGACGGCGCGCAGGCCGTCCGCGGTGTGATAGAAAAACAGCGGAATGCGGCCGAAGTGATCCATGCTGTGCGGGATGTTCATGAAGAACGAGGTGCCGATAAACGTCAGCAGCAGCCCGCGATACAGATACTGCGTGCCGATCGTGACGATCAGCGAAGGCGCCTTCAGCCGATGCACCAGCAGCCCGTTGATCACGCCGAGCACGACGCCGCCGAACGCGCCCGTGATCAGGATCAGCGCGAACGGCGCATCCGGCCACCACGCGAACACGGCCTTGGTGATGCCGTACATCGTCAGCGCGGCAATCGCGGTGAACGATACGTCGATCCCGCCGGAGGCCAGCACGACGAGCGTGCCGAGCGCGAACAGCGACATCGTGGTGGCCGAGTGCAGCAGGTCGAATAGCGTCGCGAGCTGGAAGAAGCGCGGATTGATCGAGCCGACAATCAGGCACGTCACCGCAATCAGCGCGACGGTAAACCATTCGGGATTGCGCGCGAACCGGGTTCGCAAGCTCGGCGGCTTGACCTCGGGAGCGACTTCGACAACGGTCGGGGTGGTCATGGTCTGGTTCAGGCGCGAATCGAGGCGCGAGTTCATGAGTAGGAACGTCCTTTATGCGGCTTCCGAAAGCAGCGCGTGATACAGATCGGCTTCGCTCAGCGTGTCGGCCTGGTATTCGCCTGCCACGCGCCCTTTCTTCATCATCAGAATGCGGTCGCAGTTCTGCAGCAGTTCGGGCAAGTCGTCGCTAATCAGAATGATGCCGATGCCGCGTTGCGACAGGCGCTGCATGATGCGGTAAATGATGTCCTTCGAGCCGACGTCGACGCCGACCGTCGGCCCATGCAGGATCAGCACGCGCGGGTCGATGGCGAGCCAGCGGCCAATCAGCACGCGCTGCTGGTTGCCACCCGACAGCGACTGCACGGGTTTGTCGACCCCCGGCGTGGCGATCTGCAGATCCTTCACCGTCTGTTGCGCGAGCGCCTGCGCGCGCGTGCGGTCGATCTGGCCGAAGCGGTCGCGCAAGCTGGAGATCATCGCCGTAATCACGTTGTCTCGAATCGACTTGTCGAGAAAAAGCCCTTCGTTCAGGCGGTCTTCCGGCACATAACCGATGCGATGCGCCTTTGCGTCCGAGGGGGTGCGCAGCGACACCGCCTTGCCGTCGAGCGTAACCTGCCCGGACTGCGCGGGCGCAACGCCTGCCAGCGCACGCGCGAGTTCGTTGCGCCCCGAATCGAGCAGCCCGGTAATGCCGAGAATTTCGCCGCCGTGCAGCGAGAAAGACACATCGCTGAACTGGCCCGAGCGCGTATAACCGCGCACGTCGAGCACCACTTTCTGCTCGCAGGCGCCCTCGCGATAACGTTCGTTCGACAGATGCCTGCCCGTCATCAGTTCGCTGATCTGCGCCTTGGTGATTTGCGCGATCGGCCCTTGCGCCATTTTTTGGCCGTCGCGCAGTACGATCACCTCGCCGCCGATCGCGTAGCACTCGTCGAGCTTGTGGCTCACGAACAGCACGGTCACGCCCTGCGCGCGCAGATTGGCGAGCACGGCGATCAGATTGTCGACTTCCTTCTGCGTGAGCGAGGTGGTGGGCTCGTCCATGATGACGAACTTCGCCTCGCTGGCAATCGCGCGGGCAATCGCCACGAGTTGCCGTGTGGCGAGCGGCAATTGCTCGATGAGCGTCGCCAGAAACTCCGCGTTGCCGGGCAGCCCGACAGCTTCGAGCGCGCGAGCCGCCGTGCGCGCCAGTTCGCGCCGGTCGAAGGTGCGGGCGAGCTTGCCCTCGTGTGTGGCCAGTTCGGACGTGAGCGCGACGTTTTCGGCCACGTTCATGTTGGGCAGCAGCGAGAGATCCTGATAGACGGTTTCGATGCCGGCCGCGAGCGATTCGAGCGCGGAGAGCCGCGCGTGCCGCACGCCTTCGATCACGAGCTCGCCTTCATCGGGCGGCTGCGCGCCGGAGATGATCTTGATCAGCGTGCTCTTGCCGCAACCGTTTTCGCCGAGCAGGTGATAGATCTGACCGCGCTCGAACGAAAGGCTCACGCCGCGCAACGCATGCACGCCGGTAAAGCGCTTGTGCACGCCGACCACCTGCAGAAACGGCTGCGCAGTTGCGGATTGCGGTGACTTCGGTGAGGTTGCGTCTTGATTCATGGTAACGAGTCGCAAGTTGAGGCGTCCCCGTGGGGGGACGCCGGGACACATGAAGCCAAAGCTCCGCTCAGAACGGATACTGCTTGTAGTTCGACTTGTCGACGTTCACCCAGCCCTGGCCGCGCACGATGATGCCCTTGCCCGGCCCCTTCGCGACCGTCACCTTCGTGTAGCCGGGAATGCCGAGGTCGGCGCCGTTCTCGACCGTCTTGCCGTCGATCAGCATTTGCGCGACCTTGTTCATCGCAATGCCCGCGAGCTTCGGATCCCAGAACGCGATGCCGTTGACGGCGCCGCTTTCGAGGAACTTGCCGGCTTCGGTCGGCAGGCCGGTGCCGTACACGCAGATCTTGCCCTGCATGCCGGCCTCTTCCACCGCGCGGCCAATGCCGATCACGTCGAGCGACGACGAGCCCTGGAAGCCCTTCAGGTCCGGATGCTTGCGCAGCACTTCCTTCGCGACTTCATAAGCGCGTTCGCCGTCGTTGTTGGTTTCGAGCTTCGGCTCGACCAGGTTCATCTTCGGATACTTGCCCTTGGCGTTGCCGATACCGCCGTCCGCCCATTGCACCTGCGAGCGGCTGCCGAGCGAGCCGACCAGCACCGCCCACTTGCCCTCGTCGTGCATGCACGAGGCGAGCCGTTCGTTCAGGC
Above is a genomic segment from Paraburkholderia aromaticivorans containing:
- a CDS encoding GAF domain-containing protein, whose translation is MSNSHPNGALSALERVADALQEGQTPELVWQTIEQALTQVYGQRLFTVLAYDEQSRRLGRLHSNRPDINPVGGFKRVTESRWVDHVLHRGEIFVGSTREDIKAVFSEYEVLWSIGCESVLNIPVRKNGLTIGTMNLLAGAGQYDHADVRLAVVFAQLAVAPFEACLDRLRELGEPDHMEQV
- a CDS encoding MFS transporter — translated: MSPIAARLERLPFTRFHFKLLIMGGLGFMFEAVDAAIIAFILPVVRTKWHLTSFETGLLGSSTYVGFLIGALFAGLLGDRFGRRVVMMWALTFFCVLTFVNAFVNDWHTFALLRAIAGIGMGAEGAIIAPFLVEFVSNRYRGAFTGALAGFFSFGFVAAALIGYFVIPLNPEGWRIALVIVSVPVVVLLWWRRSLHESPRWLETRGRHEEAAAVVTDIERQIERSGVALPPVVPVAGDATLHEYSGSFFGNLKLLWKPPLAKTTLMTWCLWLSVTFCSYAFFVWIPGLLVQHGMTITKSFSVSIAIYLAQIPGYYSSAYFCEKLGRKATIVTYMGLACASGIWLAFAGSDLTIVLASIAMSFSMNGVNAGEYAYTPEVFPTHLRATGMGTASAFGRIGAICSPMLVGYVYPIWGFAGVFGMTTAILLVGALAVLILGVSTSGKTLEQITADEYSLGDDMSGASLKTAK
- a CDS encoding porin — protein: MKKQFLGMTALMAATLSCYAQSSVTLYGTADDGLTFTNNQGGHQNYQASNGALGSSKWGFLVNENLGGGYSAIARLENGFDINTGKFNNGGRLFGRQSYVGLGSPFGTLLMGRQYDLVLDSLLPLSASGRFGGILAAHAADVDNVWGDYSLSNSIKYLSPTYAGFKLSALFSLGGVAGDFSNGKKESVSLAYTNNALSASAVFSRINDPATSIYDATASPVAGTTFANPITNPTFSGYTSAHTLQVAGAGVNYRIGAALLGFTYTNTRFEDVVRTSSTPFSGTATFNNFEALATYNLTPALLLGASYDYTKAESAKYGQLNLGTQYALSKRTLLYATTSWEHATGTDSTGKQAVAALSFLTPSSTENQVAVRVGVRHNF
- a CDS encoding metallophosphoesterase family protein gives rise to the protein MKIAALSDIHGNLAALNAVLDDAHRQGADVIVNLGDILSGALYPSQTADRLIPLGLPTISGNHERQLLTGELSRMGLSDRFANQCLRDDQLAWIRALPSTLRLAGDVLLVHGTPQDDLSYFLETVTASGCRVATHDEVKSRAGEADATLILCGHTHLQRSIKLDDGRLIVNPGSVGLQAYADDLPFPHRMEMGSPHARYASVTRTASGWDVEFRAVEYDWNAAATIAALNGRPDWETALRTGYC
- a CDS encoding DeoR/GlpR family DNA-binding transcription regulator, with the translated sequence MLKPDRLRALADALARQNVMRLRDAAGLLGVSEMTVRRDIAGSPERFTYLGGYIVSATDVPNNAGYSLEEEKDHFAQAKAEASAVAAGLIGDNETLFIDCGTTLTTLARLIPVERHVTVVCYSLNVAEILRRKPNVRMILLGGVYVPSSDSFAGEESLEMLRRMGINKAFISAGGVDVARGVTCWNFHEVALKQAAMASAVERHLVVDQSKFGVVKAVRFSQVDDFDSIITEKGQEHRKRR
- a CDS encoding ABC transporter permease; the protein is MNSRLDSRLNQTMTTPTVVEVAPEVKPPSLRTRFARNPEWFTVALIAVTCLIVGSINPRFFQLATLFDLLHSATTMSLFALGTLVVLASGGIDVSFTAIAALTMYGITKAVFAWWPDAPFALILITGAFGGVVLGVINGLLVHRLKAPSLIVTIGTQYLYRGLLLTFIGTSFFMNIPHSMDHFGRIPLFFYHTADGLRAVLPVSVVALVAAAVVTWWLLNRTMMGRGVYAMGGSLAIAERLGYNLRAIHLFVFGYTGMLAGIAGILHVSNNRLANPFDLVGSELDVIAAVILGGARITGGTGTVAGTLLGVVLVTLINSVLILVGVPSTWQKVIIGAFILIAGTLFALQRKS
- a CDS encoding sugar ABC transporter ATP-binding protein, translating into MNQDATSPKSPQSATAQPFLQVVGVHKRFTGVHALRGVSLSFERGQIYHLLGENGCGKSTLIKIISGAQPPDEGELVIEGVRHARLSALESLAAGIETVYQDLSLLPNMNVAENVALTSELATHEGKLARTFDRRELARTAARALEAVGLPGNAEFLATLIEQLPLATRQLVAIARAIASEAKFVIMDEPTTSLTQKEVDNLIAVLANLRAQGVTVLFVSHKLDECYAIGGEVIVLRDGQKMAQGPIAQITKAQISELMTGRHLSNERYREGACEQKVVLDVRGYTRSGQFSDVSFSLHGGEILGITGLLDSGRNELARALAGVAPAQSGQVTLDGKAVSLRTPSDAKAHRIGYVPEDRLNEGLFLDKSIRDNVITAMISSLRDRFGQIDRTRAQALAQQTVKDLQIATPGVDKPVQSLSGGNQQRVLIGRWLAIDPRVLILHGPTVGVDVGSKDIIYRIMQRLSQRGIGIILISDDLPELLQNCDRILMMKKGRVAGEYQADTLSEADLYHALLSEAA
- a CDS encoding autoinducer 2 ABC transporter substrate-binding protein translates to MKLTRLGAALAAGALTIGVIAAAQAATNETIVTVVKVTGINWFNRMDDGVKQFAKDNPGVTAYQTGPGRADAAQQLKIIEDLIAKKVSAIAVVPYDPPTLEPALKKAMDRGIKVVTHEADNAKNTMVDIEAFDNTAYGAGLNERLASCMHDEGKWAVLVGSLGSRSQVQWADGGIGNAKGKYPKMNLVEPKLETNNDGERAYEVAKEVLRKHPDLKGFQGSSSLDVIGIGRAVEEAGMQGKICVYGTGLPTEAGKFLESGAVNGIAFWDPKLAGIAMNKVAQMLIDGKTVENGADLGIPGYTKVTVAKGPGKGIIVRGQGWVNVDKSNYKQYPF